From Abyssisolibacter fermentans, one genomic window encodes:
- a CDS encoding MFS transporter: MKEIRYKRNLYLYLFGSNTSVFGDVMLTTALALHIMKLTQSPKMFGSIIATAFIPRLILSIFSGAIVDRLDQKKVMIGLDLLRGFVLLGLMFINHLGLTVIVPLIIGFAMADTFFMPASISIVPRLFNKENIGTVNSLNQSIYSTFNVISPLIASVLLASGSLKLIIFIDAITFILSALAEMFFDVDTISNLKAKSNLIKDMGTGVKVIFSDIRVASLIGNGALTHLFLFSFIEVGMLSLLVVTFKTPEFHYGVLQGTISVSTILASLIALHQKDKRKIASHINIGIIGMIGAVFLFAPLGSNYFITWISNYSYLPVIYLSIGCFCMFLSFGYYGVFFKTFYQSEVPKEYLGRFSSIFMMLISLSRVLGMYIYGILFEQPKIIYPVLILAFGMTVKLIVHIPFLKAEGIYKTNKTSL; the protein is encoded by the coding sequence ATGAAAGAAATTCGATACAAACGAAATTTATATCTCTATTTATTTGGAAGTAATACATCTGTATTTGGAGATGTTATGCTTACGACAGCATTGGCACTTCATATAATGAAACTAACACAATCTCCTAAAATGTTTGGAAGTATAATCGCAACAGCTTTCATACCAAGATTGATTCTTAGTATATTCTCAGGAGCTATTGTAGATCGGTTGGATCAGAAAAAAGTTATGATTGGCTTAGACTTGCTCCGAGGATTCGTGTTATTAGGTCTTATGTTTATTAATCACCTTGGACTTACGGTTATTGTACCTCTAATAATTGGATTTGCGATGGCTGATACATTTTTTATGCCAGCTTCAATATCGATAGTGCCTCGTTTATTCAATAAAGAAAATATAGGAACTGTGAATTCGTTGAATCAGTCGATTTATAGCACCTTTAATGTTATATCTCCATTGATTGCCAGTGTGCTTTTAGCATCAGGGAGCCTCAAGCTGATTATTTTTATTGATGCCATTACTTTTATTTTATCAGCTTTAGCTGAAATGTTTTTTGATGTAGATACAATTTCAAACCTAAAGGCAAAATCCAATTTGATTAAAGATATGGGAACCGGTGTTAAAGTAATATTCAGTGATATTCGTGTGGCATCTCTAATAGGCAATGGTGCATTAACACACTTGTTCTTATTTTCATTTATCGAAGTTGGTATGCTTAGTTTATTAGTGGTTACTTTTAAAACACCTGAATTTCATTATGGAGTCCTTCAAGGAACGATATCAGTGAGTACTATCCTAGCGTCTCTTATAGCACTTCATCAAAAAGATAAAAGAAAGATTGCAAGTCATATCAATATAGGTATTATCGGGATGATTGGTGCTGTTTTTCTATTTGCACCTTTAGGGTCAAATTATTTTATTACATGGATTTCAAATTATTCGTATTTACCAGTAATATATCTTTCAATAGGATGCTTCTGTATGTTCCTGTCCTTTGGATATTATGGCGTATTTTTTAAAACCTTTTATCAGTCAGAAGTGCCTAAAGAGTACCTTGGACGATTTTCGTCTATTTTTATGATGTTAATATCACTGTCTAGGGTATTAGGTATGTATATCTACGGAATTCTTTTTGAACAACCAAAAATCATTTACCCTGTCTTAATTCTTGCATTTGGGATGACAGTTAAACTTATTGTTCACATTCCATTTCTGAAAGCAGAAGGGATATATAAAACAAATAAAACCTCTTTATAA
- a CDS encoding MarR family winged helix-turn-helix transcriptional regulator, with protein MQCSNIIREEKEKLFEKEDLDNITYGQFTILDWISILEKPTITALSKAMNMSKPTVTIHIQKMERIGLVYKEKSYEDRRVSYIRLSEKGKRVEMAEQNAFKRIEKIINEKLTDEEQKYFSVALNKLLKK; from the coding sequence GTGCAATGTTCCAATATAATCAGAGAAGAAAAAGAAAAATTGTTTGAAAAGGAAGACCTTGACAATATTACTTATGGACAATTTACAATTCTAGACTGGATATCTATATTAGAAAAACCAACAATTACGGCACTGTCAAAAGCTATGAACATGTCAAAGCCAACGGTGACGATTCACATTCAAAAAATGGAACGAATTGGCTTGGTTTATAAAGAAAAATCCTACGAAGATCGAAGAGTTTCATATATTCGATTATCCGAAAAGGGAAAACGTGTAGAAATGGCAGAACAAAATGCGTTTAAGCGTATAGAAAAAATTATTAACGAAAAACTTACAGACGAGGAACAGAAATATTTTTCAGTAGCTTTGAATAAGCTATTGAAGAAATAG